The Desulfonatronum sp. SC1 DNA window TTCCGAGTAGCCATCCTCGTTGCTCGAGCCGTTTCAGAAGATCGCCCACGAAATCTTCATGTGGGGTGATGGGTGGGGTCATTGGTTAAGGTGCTTGTGTCAAGCGCTGGGTCAGCCTGCTTTGCGCGCCATGATTCAGGATGGTTGTTGACGTTTCAAGGTCATGCTCGTCATAATGCGTTTGTCCCGTTACAACATTCTTTTCAATGAATAGCCATCGTTCAACCAGATATCAAGCTTTAACCGGATAAACCATGTTCATCACCTTTGAAGGCATCGAGGGCAGCGGCAAGAGTACGCAGAGCCGGATGACGTTCGACCATCTCCAACAGCGAGGCGTTCCGGCGCTCTGGACGCGGCAGCCGGGAGGCTGCGACCTGGGGAGCCGGTTGCGGGCCTTGCTACTGGGCCGGGAAGGCGACGGGCTGACGCCGCTGAGCGAATTGTTCCTGTACCTGGCCGACCGGACCCAGCACGTGGCCGAGGTCATCCGCCCGGCCCTGGCCGCTGGCACGGTGGTACTCTGCGACCGCTTCACGGACTCCACCGTGGCGTATCAAGGCTACGGGCGGGGCCTGGACGTGTCCCTGATCCACCGGCTCAACGCCGTGGCCGTGGACGGCTGCCTGCCCGATCTGACCCTGATCCTGGACCTGCCCGTGGAAACCGGCCTGAACCGGGCCCGAACCCGCAACGCGGACCAAGGCCAAACCGAAAGCGAAGGCCGGTTCGAGGCCGAAGAGACGGCCTTCCACCAACGCATCCGGGACGGCTACCTGACTTTGGCCGCGGATAATCCGGACCGCTACGCCGTGATTCCGGCGCAAGGCGACCCGGAAGAGGTCTTTGGGCGGGTTTGGCCGATGGTGTGCTCCAGGCTGGGAATCGCCGAGCATCTGCTGTAAGCCTCGAAACCGGCGTCAATCGCTCGGTTTCCGGGCCACGATCCGGGCCATTGCCCGGTCCGGGTCGTTGAGGACGCCCTCGAACCGATGCAGCACCTCCCAGTCCCTGAACCACTCCTCCAACTCTCCCGGTTTGAGCAGGTGATCCGGATTGCGCGGGGGGCCGAACTTGGGCTGGTCCACGGTGAAGGTCTCGTAGATCACGTATCCGCCAGGGCGTACGGCCCGACGTATTTCCGGGATCAACGGCCTGTGCAGATACCGAAAGACCAGCACCGCGCCGAAGGTATTTTCCGGCAACGGCGCTCTGTCCGCTGCCTCCAGATCCGTCCACCACAACCTGATCCGCACACCCTGGACCCCGGCCTCCCGCCGCGCCCGTCGCAGGTCTGGCCGGGAGCGGTCGCAGCAAATCACCTCCAGGCCGTGTCGGGCCGCGAATATCCCGTTGCGCCCGTCACCGCAGGCCAGGTCCAGAACCGGCCCGGGGATGCGGTTCTGGTCAAGCAGAAGTGTCCAGGATTGCAGCAACCCGGATGGCGGGCCTTGCCGTTCATGGCTCATCGCGCCTCCCTTTCTTCACTCTTCAATTTCGTGCCCCGCGCTCAACCGCCGGATGCGTCGGGTGTGTCGGATGTGCCGACTGTGCCGACTGTGCCGACTGTGCCAACTTTGTCGGACACTTCATGTCGCAGCAACAAAAGACTTGCAATCATCTGCAACTCCAGAAAATAATTTGCTGTTTTTGACGAAAAATTTTCTCGTCATTATCTTGACAGCCTCTTTCCCATGTTTAGATAGAAAACCGTAAGGCAACACTCATCTTGCACAAGGAGGTATATAGCATGGTTATCGACATGAGTCCCTTCTACGGCGGCATGGACAATTTCGACAGGGTTTTCAACGAGCTGTGGGGCCCGTTGAACATCAGCCAACGCAGAGTCGCCTATCCTCCGCTGAACATCAGCGAGGACGCGGACGCTCTGTACGTGCGCTGCGAAATTCCCGGGGTCAGCGTGGAGGACATCGACCTAACCTTTACGGATTCGACCCTGGTGATCAAGGGCGAGCGGAAGATCGAAAAAGGCAAGTACTTCCGCCAGGAGCGCCCCACGGGGAATTTTCAGCGGGTGGTGAACGTCAACTCTCCGGTGGACGTGGACAAGGTCAAGGCCGTGGCCAAGAACGGTCTCTTGGAAATTCGGCTGCCCAAGACCGAGGACACCAAGCCCCGCAAGATTTCCATCGACAGCATGAATTAGTCACAGGAGGAGAACCATGAGCAAGGATATCGCCCAAACCGAAGCCAAGGGACTGCCGAGGATGAAGCCGGCCACCGACATCCTGGAAACCGGCGACGGATTCTTCATCTATGTGGATATGCCAGGGGTGCGCAAGGAAGACCTGGTCATCGACCTCTCGGACGACGAACTGCGCATCGGCGGCAAGTCCGCCTACCAGGGGGTGACCAACGAGAACCGGATTCACGTGGAATTCGGCAATGTGGAATACACCCGGGCCTTCACCCTGTCGCATATCGTGGACCGGGAAAGGATCAAGGCGACCCTGAAGAACGGTGTTCTGGAACTGCATCTGCCCAAGGCGGAGAAATCCCTACCCCGCAAGATTCAGGTTGAGTTGGAATAATTACAAGCAATGGCAATTCTTCAGAGATGATCACATGAGGAGGTGTATTCCATGTTGAATCGTTTCTTTCCCGCGATGCGGCCCAAAGGCAACGTCGAGAGAGCGCGACAACCGGATCTGTTCAGCATGATGGAGCCTTTTTTCTCGACTCCATTTCCGGCCAGGGGATCGTTTGAAAAAATGATGCCCGCGGTGGACGTCTCCGAAACCGAACAGGCCGTGCTGGTCAATGCCGAACTGCCGGGCTTGGCGGCTGAGGATGTGGAACTGCACGTTGAAAACAACTATCTGGTTCTGCGCGGCGAGAAGAAAGAGGAACGAGAAGAGAAAAAGGAAAACGCCGTACACAGGGAATGCTCCTACGGCAGATTCAGCCGCTCCATCCCCTTGCCGACGGAAGTCCAGTCCGACAAGGTCACGGCCAAGTTCAAGAACGGGGTGCTGAAAGTCACCCTGCCCAAAAGCGAAAAGGCCCAGACCAGGCGCATTTCCATCGAAAGCTGAACCGCTTTCCCGACCCCATTCGATCAATCAAAAGCCCGTGCTGGAACTTCCGGCGCGGGCTTTTTCTTTGGGCGCATTTTGAAAAA harbors:
- the tmk gene encoding dTMP kinase; its protein translation is MFITFEGIEGSGKSTQSRMTFDHLQQRGVPALWTRQPGGCDLGSRLRALLLGREGDGLTPLSELFLYLADRTQHVAEVIRPALAAGTVVLCDRFTDSTVAYQGYGRGLDVSLIHRLNAVAVDGCLPDLTLILDLPVETGLNRARTRNADQGQTESEGRFEAEETAFHQRIRDGYLTLAADNPDRYAVIPAQGDPEEVFGRVWPMVCSRLGIAEHLL
- a CDS encoding class I SAM-dependent methyltransferase, with protein sequence MSHERQGPPSGLLQSWTLLLDQNRIPGPVLDLACGDGRNGIFAARHGLEVICCDRSRPDLRRARREAGVQGVRIRLWWTDLEAADRAPLPENTFGAVLVFRYLHRPLIPEIRRAVRPGGYVIYETFTVDQPKFGPPRNPDHLLKPGELEEWFRDWEVLHRFEGVLNDPDRAMARIVARKPSD
- a CDS encoding Hsp20/alpha crystallin family protein encodes the protein MVIDMSPFYGGMDNFDRVFNELWGPLNISQRRVAYPPLNISEDADALYVRCEIPGVSVEDIDLTFTDSTLVIKGERKIEKGKYFRQERPTGNFQRVVNVNSPVDVDKVKAVAKNGLLEIRLPKTEDTKPRKISIDSMN
- a CDS encoding Hsp20/alpha crystallin family protein, coding for MSKDIAQTEAKGLPRMKPATDILETGDGFFIYVDMPGVRKEDLVIDLSDDELRIGGKSAYQGVTNENRIHVEFGNVEYTRAFTLSHIVDRERIKATLKNGVLELHLPKAEKSLPRKIQVELE
- a CDS encoding Hsp20/alpha crystallin family protein, encoding MLNRFFPAMRPKGNVERARQPDLFSMMEPFFSTPFPARGSFEKMMPAVDVSETEQAVLVNAELPGLAAEDVELHVENNYLVLRGEKKEEREEKKENAVHRECSYGRFSRSIPLPTEVQSDKVTAKFKNGVLKVTLPKSEKAQTRRISIES